One window from the genome of Mucilaginibacter ginsenosidivorans encodes:
- a CDS encoding DUF1972 domain-containing protein: MKSLKIAILGTRGIPNHYGGFEHISEYVSAGLVKRGHSVTVYNSHNHPYTANTWNGVNIRHCYDPEYVVGTAGQFIYDLNCLMDARRQKFDVVLLMGYTSSSVWGRLYPASSAIITNMDGLEWKRSKYSKPVQQFLKYAEKLAVKHSQFYISDSRVIKEYLESKYHIHSEYIPYGADVYTEQEREQVSKSDALKEDYFLLMARMEPENNIETILEGFNNSNSRREFVVLGDTGNRFGQFIRHRFKNDERISFRGAIFDNTKVRALQNNSYLYFHGHSVGGTNPSLLEAMASEALIAAHNNPFNKSVLNADAFYFSNAHEVREIVETVQRTGNEQLMVRNNLNKIAFQFNWGKIVDEYESFIVECYERKNSERITAARG; encoded by the coding sequence ATGAAGAGTTTGAAAATCGCCATTTTAGGAACACGCGGTATCCCGAATCATTACGGGGGTTTTGAGCATATATCCGAATATGTATCAGCGGGCCTGGTAAAACGCGGGCATTCGGTAACAGTTTATAACTCGCACAACCACCCTTATACCGCCAATACATGGAACGGCGTCAATATTCGGCATTGCTACGATCCTGAATACGTAGTAGGCACAGCGGGCCAATTTATTTACGACCTGAATTGCCTGATGGATGCGCGCAGGCAAAAGTTCGACGTGGTATTACTGATGGGCTACACAAGCAGTTCAGTTTGGGGAAGACTGTACCCTGCAAGCAGTGCTATTATTACGAATATGGACGGCCTGGAATGGAAACGTTCAAAGTACTCGAAACCTGTTCAGCAATTCCTGAAATATGCCGAAAAACTTGCGGTAAAACATAGCCAGTTCTATATTTCCGACTCAAGAGTTATCAAAGAGTACCTTGAAAGCAAGTACCATATTCATAGTGAATATATTCCCTACGGCGCCGATGTGTATACAGAACAGGAGCGTGAACAGGTAAGCAAAAGCGATGCATTGAAAGAAGATTATTTTTTGCTGATGGCACGTATGGAACCCGAGAATAACATCGAAACGATACTGGAGGGCTTTAATAACAGCAATTCGCGGCGCGAGTTCGTTGTTTTAGGCGATACCGGCAACCGCTTTGGCCAGTTTATAAGGCATCGTTTTAAAAATGACGAGCGCATCAGTTTCAGGGGAGCCATATTCGACAATACCAAAGTAAGAGCGCTGCAGAATAACTCCTACCTGTATTTCCATGGGCACAGCGTAGGTGGTACCAACCCATCGTTGCTGGAGGCAATGGCCAGCGAGGCGCTGATAGCTGCGCATAATAACCCGTTCAATAAGTCGGTGCTGAACGCCGATGCATTCTATTTTTCAAACGCTCATGAAGTACGCGAAATAGTAGAAACCGTGCAGCGCACAGGAAATGAGCAACTGATGGTGAGGAACAATCTTAATAAAATAGCTTTCCAGTTTAACTGGGGGAAGATAGTTGATGAATATGAATCGTTTATTGTGGAATGTTACGAGCGTAAGAACAGTGAAAGAATTACTGCTGCCCGGGGGTAG
- a CDS encoding glycosyltransferase family 4 protein, protein MKKLDIKVAFITRSTLYSVPGGDTVQVRETARHLHDMGIKAEIKLADEYIEYDRYNLLHFFNLTRPADILYHSKKAQKPFVVSTILCNYSEYDKHHRGRIGKFFSLLPGDHIEYLKTLARWAKGSDHLASSEYLWRGQRNSIIRVLKNSAMILPNSASEYRRVTQTYPCDAKYAVVPNGIDANLFKRNCSAVKDYNLVLCVARIEGIKNQLNLIRAINNTRFNLVLIGSHAPNQKTYYNECRRIAAANITFIDHIPQPELVSYYQQAKVHILPSWFETTGLSSLEAAAMGCNIVITDKGDAKEYFGNHAFYCNPGEPESILGAVVKASRSKYNEALNETIQKKYTWKQAALETYKAYQNINL, encoded by the coding sequence ATGAAGAAATTGGATATAAAGGTGGCTTTTATTACGCGGTCGACTCTGTACAGTGTCCCCGGCGGTGATACTGTACAGGTAAGAGAAACTGCGCGGCACCTCCATGACATGGGAATCAAAGCGGAAATAAAGCTGGCCGATGAATATATTGAATATGACCGGTACAACCTGCTGCATTTTTTTAATCTTACCCGCCCGGCAGATATTTTATACCACAGCAAAAAAGCACAAAAACCGTTTGTAGTATCCACCATTCTGTGTAATTACAGCGAATACGATAAGCATCATCGCGGGCGAATCGGGAAATTCTTCAGCCTGTTGCCCGGAGACCATATCGAATATTTGAAAACTTTAGCACGCTGGGCGAAGGGGAGCGACCATCTTGCAAGTTCGGAATACTTGTGGCGGGGGCAAAGGAACAGTATTATCCGGGTATTGAAAAACTCGGCTATGATATTGCCTAATTCGGCCTCCGAATACAGACGCGTCACACAAACCTATCCCTGCGATGCTAAATATGCGGTCGTACCCAACGGAATTGACGCTAACCTTTTCAAGAGGAACTGCTCGGCGGTAAAGGATTACAACCTGGTGCTTTGTGTTGCACGGATAGAAGGCATCAAAAATCAATTGAATCTGATAAGGGCGATTAATAATACGCGTTTCAACCTGGTGCTTATTGGGTCGCACGCTCCAAATCAAAAAACTTATTACAACGAGTGCCGGCGTATAGCAGCGGCAAACATCACTTTTATTGATCATATCCCCCAGCCGGAATTGGTGAGTTACTATCAACAAGCTAAAGTGCACATACTGCCAAGCTGGTTCGAAACAACGGGCCTCAGTTCACTGGAAGCTGCTGCCATGGGCTGCAACATTGTGATAACCGACAAAGGCGATGCAAAGGAATATTTCGGCAACCATGCATTTTACTGTAACCCAGGCGAGCCGGAAAGCATATTGGGCGCAGTAGTAAAAGCCAGTCGGAGCAAATACAACGAGGCCCTGAACGAAACAATACAAAAAAAATACACCTGGAAACAGGCTGCCCTGGAAACTTATAAAGCTTATCAAAATATTAACTTATGA
- a CDS encoding glycosyltransferase family 2 protein: MQTEHPEVTVLMPAYNAAKYLREAVDSVLQQTFTNFELLIINDGSTDETAETALSFADRRITVVNCEHKGVANALNTGLKLANAPLIARFDADDICLPNRLEQQFNFLYDHPEYVLVGSDAEYILEHGEFLFSFKCIAHSNEEVQNNLYVYCPFIHSSVMYRREAVIKAGGYNIHAHNFEDYLLWTNLAKTGKMQNLREPLIKVRLNASSATIDEKWRGERFRQLKRQATNRGSITVEEGDELLAIIRRQDIRKVKEGAYHALCGKKFLANNYQPKKARIHVKQAISIRPLRFDNYLLYLVSFLPESLITWLHKLSPNRL; the protein is encoded by the coding sequence ATGCAAACTGAGCACCCCGAAGTAACTGTATTAATGCCCGCATATAACGCGGCCAAATACTTGCGCGAGGCGGTAGACTCGGTGTTGCAGCAAACTTTTACCAATTTTGAGCTGCTTATCATCAATGATGGTTCGACAGATGAAACAGCAGAGACAGCGTTGTCATTTGCCGACCGGCGGATTACCGTTGTAAACTGCGAACATAAAGGAGTTGCAAATGCACTGAATACCGGGCTAAAACTGGCAAATGCACCGTTAATTGCCCGTTTTGATGCAGATGATATCTGCCTGCCTAACAGGTTGGAACAACAATTCAACTTCCTTTACGATCATCCCGAATATGTTTTGGTGGGCAGCGACGCTGAATATATACTGGAACATGGCGAATTCCTGTTCAGTTTTAAATGTATCGCCCACTCCAACGAGGAAGTGCAAAACAACTTGTACGTCTATTGCCCGTTCATTCATTCGTCTGTAATGTACCGCCGGGAGGCTGTGATCAAGGCCGGAGGCTATAATATTCATGCTCATAATTTCGAGGATTACCTTCTCTGGACAAACCTGGCCAAAACGGGTAAAATGCAAAACCTGCGTGAACCCCTTATAAAAGTCAGGCTGAACGCCTCGTCGGCAACTATCGATGAAAAATGGCGGGGAGAGCGTTTCAGGCAATTGAAACGGCAAGCTACTAACAGGGGATCAATTACCGTGGAGGAAGGCGATGAGCTATTGGCGATCATTAGGCGCCAGGATATTCGCAAAGTAAAAGAAGGCGCTTATCATGCGCTGTGCGGCAAAAAATTCTTGGCTAATAATTACCAGCCGAAAAAAGCGCGCATCCATGTAAAACAGGCCATCAGCATAAGGCCGCTACGCTTTGACAACTACTTATTGTACCTCGTGAGTTTTCTGCCGGAATCGCTGATAACCTGGCTGCACAAATTAAGCCCGAACCGTTTATAA
- a CDS encoding lipopolysaccharide biosynthesis protein encodes MKAKLVKNLSANTLQLVINQISGLVIFYVLSVNLDKNTFGEINLALALMLTSFSILAFGIEQVSVRKIAAGDHPQQVLSLYIIHVLITGCIFYGLLLLGSLFFSSRISYYNIVLLIGIGKTAIHFSMPFKQAAVGMERFGLLARMCIITNLSRAAGLSILALSHLVNLQTVLFVFIGGDVLELLIGFLFFKKETGLPVALQWSWQANIALLRESLPQFGVVLIAATLARFDWIFIGVFVSAIKLAEYSFAYKVFELSGVPLLAIASVLLPWFTRILKRGTPDIGNLKLLARMEMVMASATVLLLNICWTPLVDPLTHGKYGLVDEPVIFLLSLCIPLQYLCNLLWTIFFAKGQLKLILTAFIITFCVNIAGDVILIPLYKNEGAAIACLAGFVAQAAYYLARNQIKAVNTAIYSLLICTVSACGCVFTARILFRDNLPSITFSIVTFFILLVVTSRIRFSDIRSIKALF; translated from the coding sequence ATGAAAGCAAAGCTGGTAAAAAATCTTTCGGCCAATACCTTACAACTTGTCATCAATCAAATATCCGGGCTGGTTATTTTTTATGTCCTGTCTGTTAACCTTGATAAAAATACCTTCGGCGAAATAAACCTGGCACTGGCGCTGATGCTAACCTCTTTCAGCATCCTGGCGTTTGGGATAGAGCAGGTTTCTGTACGCAAAATTGCTGCAGGAGATCATCCCCAGCAGGTTTTATCGCTATATATTATCCATGTATTGATAACAGGCTGTATATTTTACGGACTGCTATTATTAGGCAGCCTGTTCTTTTCGTCCCGCATTAGTTATTATAACATTGTACTGCTTATTGGTATCGGGAAAACGGCCATCCATTTTTCCATGCCGTTTAAGCAGGCAGCCGTGGGGATGGAGCGCTTTGGCCTGCTTGCACGCATGTGCATTATTACTAACCTGTCGCGTGCAGCAGGGCTCAGCATTCTTGCCCTGTCGCACCTGGTAAATTTGCAAACCGTCCTGTTCGTTTTTATCGGCGGCGATGTACTGGAACTGCTTATTGGGTTTCTTTTCTTTAAAAAAGAAACCGGCTTACCAGTTGCGCTGCAGTGGAGCTGGCAGGCTAACATCGCTCTCTTAAGGGAATCACTGCCGCAATTCGGGGTGGTGCTTATTGCTGCGACCCTGGCCCGGTTCGATTGGATATTCATCGGGGTATTTGTATCTGCCATAAAATTGGCCGAATACAGTTTTGCTTATAAAGTGTTTGAACTATCCGGCGTACCGTTGCTGGCTATAGCATCGGTTTTACTACCGTGGTTTACCAGGATATTAAAAAGGGGCACCCCGGATATTGGGAATCTAAAGCTATTGGCGCGCATGGAAATGGTAATGGCATCAGCCACTGTTCTGCTGCTAAATATTTGCTGGACACCTTTAGTCGACCCGCTCACCCATGGCAAATATGGACTGGTGGATGAGCCGGTCATATTTCTGCTGTCGTTATGTATTCCGCTGCAATATCTCTGCAACCTGCTTTGGACCATCTTTTTCGCTAAAGGACAGCTAAAACTGATACTTACAGCATTCATCATTACTTTTTGCGTGAATATAGCCGGTGACGTCATCCTGATACCTCTGTATAAGAATGAAGGCGCGGCTATTGCATGCCTTGCCGGATTTGTCGCCCAGGCCGCGTACTACCTTGCCAGGAATCAAATCAAAGCAGTTAATACCGCAATTTACAGCCTTTTAATTTGCACTGTTAGTGCCTGCGGATGTGTGTTTACAGCAAGGATACTTTTCAGGGATAACTTACCGTCGATAACGTTTTCAATAGTAACCTTTTTCATCCTGCTGGTGGTAACGTCGCGAATAAGATTTTCTGATATAAGAAGTATAAAAGCTTTATTCTAA
- a CDS encoding glycosyltransferase family 2 protein has protein sequence MTSISVVIITKNEADSIARCIQACRLISDDIIVVDNDSTDGTTTIAFRDGCYIYHEHWDGYGANKNKGIDYARHDWILSIDADELPDEELIRTLREMKPDSREVVYDIAFKSYYGKKPIRFGTWGRDHHIRLFNRQLVRWNEPPVHETLILPPVIKVKKLKGHIHHFSVKDKQECHSKTVHYAKLSAEKYFLFGERGSLMKIYLAPAFHFFKNYIVFLGFLDGREGWEIARSIARHTFLKYHLLQKLTKNSYHESRAVKDNLVVEY, from the coding sequence ATGACCTCTATATCTGTTGTTATCATTACAAAAAACGAGGCTGATTCCATCGCCCGATGTATTCAGGCATGCAGATTAATAAGTGATGATATTATTGTAGTTGATAACGACAGTACCGATGGAACAACAACCATTGCCTTTCGCGACGGGTGCTATATTTATCATGAGCATTGGGACGGGTATGGCGCCAATAAAAATAAGGGAATTGATTATGCCCGGCACGATTGGATATTAAGCATTGACGCCGACGAGTTACCTGACGAGGAGTTGATACGTACTCTGCGGGAAATGAAGCCCGACAGCCGGGAGGTAGTTTATGATATCGCTTTCAAATCGTATTATGGGAAAAAACCCATTCGCTTTGGTACATGGGGCCGCGACCATCATATCCGGCTGTTTAATCGCCAATTGGTGCGATGGAACGAACCGCCTGTGCACGAAACATTAATACTGCCACCAGTAATTAAAGTAAAAAAGCTGAAGGGTCATATTCACCACTTTTCAGTAAAAGACAAGCAGGAATGTCACAGCAAAACAGTCCATTATGCTAAATTAAGTGCCGAAAAATATTTTTTATTTGGCGAGCGGGGAAGCTTAATGAAGATATACCTGGCGCCCGCTTTCCATTTCTTTAAAAACTATATTGTATTTTTAGGTTTCCTGGATGGGCGCGAAGGTTGGGAAATTGCCCGGAGCATTGCCAGGCATACTTTCTTAAAATACCACCTGCTTCAAAAGCTTACCAAAAACAGTTACCACGAATCGCGAGCTGTTAAGGATAATTTGGTGGTAGAATATTAG
- a CDS encoding RNA polymerase sigma factor, with protein MGEQELHQLISGCISKDRSSQKMLYKAFYGFSMGICLRYANNRDEAAEVMNQGFFKVFTRIETYDRNRPFKAWLGKIMMNVSIDYYRANLKMAYTDDLDKAEGISDGELADRKLNYDDLLKMVQKLPPAYRTVFNLFAIEGYTHEEIGELLNVSPGTSKSNLHKARQKLKQMILDADSESSSSGNYDNGMDYTPIVAIKKADVTGVGFNKNIRD; from the coding sequence ATGGGTGAACAAGAGTTACACCAACTGATCAGCGGCTGTATAAGCAAGGACAGAAGTAGTCAGAAAATGTTGTACAAAGCATTTTACGGCTTCTCTATGGGTATATGCCTGCGATACGCCAACAACAGGGATGAAGCGGCCGAGGTGATGAACCAGGGTTTCTTTAAGGTGTTCACCCGTATCGAAACTTACGATCGCAACAGGCCGTTCAAGGCGTGGCTCGGAAAGATCATGATGAACGTATCCATCGATTATTACCGGGCCAATTTGAAAATGGCGTATACCGACGACCTGGATAAAGCCGAAGGTATAAGCGATGGCGAACTTGCCGACAGGAAGCTTAATTATGATGACCTTTTGAAAATGGTACAAAAGCTGCCGCCGGCATACCGTACCGTATTTAACCTTTTTGCAATTGAGGGCTATACGCACGAAGAGATAGGCGAACTTTTAAATGTGTCGCCGGGTACGTCGAAATCAAATTTGCATAAGGCCAGGCAAAAACTAAAGCAAATGATACTTGATGCCGATTCTGAATCTTCGTCAAGTGGTAATTACGACAATGGCATGGACTACACACCTATTGTAGCTATAAAAAAAGCAGATGTTACAGGGGTGGGTTTCAATAAAAATATCAGGGACTGA